In Paludisphaera rhizosphaerae, the sequence CGACTCGTATCGCCGCGAGGTCGGCCGCGACCGGACGATCAAGCTGGGAGCCGGATTCGGGTTCCTGCTCGCCTGCCTGGCCGCCGTCTCGGGGTACATCCGCGCCGACGAGGCGACCCGAGGCTACTACACCAATCGGCTGCGTTTGGCCGCAGCCGCGGCGGTCGGAGCTTCCGGCGTCATCCTGTACCGTTATCTCGTCTGAACTCCGCTCGGCTCCGAGTGGGTTTTCGTGGTCATGGGCCCCCGACCGGAGTTACAATCATCCGTGGGGGTCCATGGCGCACCGCTGGACAGGGCCCCGATCCAGGCGGGACACTTCCACCGATGGCGATGTCCGAATCCGACGGCCTCCTCGTCCGACAGGTTCGCGCCGGCAATGCCCTGGCGTGGCGACAACTCATTGAGCGCTTCGAGGGGCGGCTGCTGGCCTTCGTCGACAGTCGGCTCCGCGACAGGGCCGCCAGCGAGGACGTCGTTCAGGAGACGTTCATCGGCTTCCTCACCAGCCTCCCGCATTACGATGAGAAGCGGGACATGGAAGCCTACCTCTTCTCCATCGCCGCCCACAAGCTGACCGATCACCTGCGCAAGCAGGGACGGCGGCCGATCGACCAGTTCGGCTCCGACGACCATGGCCGTCCGCTCGACGAGGTACCCGGCGGCGCCCGCGCCGCTTCCAGCATCGCCCGCAGCGGCGAACGCCGTCGGGAAGAGGAAAGGGTTCTGAGCGAATCGATGGGCCAACTCATCCGCGAGTGGCTCGGCCGCGGCGACTTCGACCGGATTCGATGCTTGGAGTTGCTCGTCGTCAAGGGCTGGGCCAACAAGGACGTCGCCAAGAGCCTGGGTCTGACCGAACAGGCAGTGGCCAGCTACAAGTTCCAGACGATCGCCCGGCTCAAGGAAATGGCCCGACGCGCCGGGACGAGCCTCGACGACCTGAACCAAGGGTGACGGCGTGATGAATCGTGAGGAACCGCTCCCAGCCCCCGCCCTGATCGACGAGGAGACGCTCCGCGGCT encodes:
- a CDS encoding RNA polymerase sigma factor, with protein sequence MAMSESDGLLVRQVRAGNALAWRQLIERFEGRLLAFVDSRLRDRAASEDVVQETFIGFLTSLPHYDEKRDMEAYLFSIAAHKLTDHLRKQGRRPIDQFGSDDHGRPLDEVPGGARAASSIARSGERRREEERVLSESMGQLIREWLGRGDFDRIRCLELLVVKGWANKDVAKSLGLTEQAVASYKFQTIARLKEMARRAGTSLDDLNQG